One Primulina huaijiensis isolate GDHJ02 chromosome 5, ASM1229523v2, whole genome shotgun sequence DNA segment encodes these proteins:
- the LOC140977654 gene encoding uncharacterized protein: protein MKTRESINEYDERVRRIINELNALGKVYSNKEFALKMVRGLPKDWDVKTMTMTMTMRESKVLNKVELHDLFGDLKAYEFEMQTREGEPSTPAATTTLIAYKLEPTGSVEKIADQLSNDAMSFFVKKFGKFMRRNQGSYQRNYQKSNSKKEPNSCFKCGKQSHFIADFPKPKKDSRHSTDKSRKSVEYKRRDMNDKKSFKKKHEVLLAEERKFKWAETNSGKSDFESSVSSSDDEEEVKCLMENEVELESTSEQVFDFSSTDFTQEELIDTLRDMVNEYHKLAHSFEKDKAEQTDPIENKTEIDESVEMLSLRREIAKQKAEMSESQSLILQLKNEISKLTDLIQAWNKSSVTLTEMQSLQKSVTDRTGLGFDCIEKISIIDTMPKFNEHKGKFINFVKSTMVQELFEPS from the coding sequence ATGAAGACTAGAGAGTCTATAAATGAATATGATGAGAGAGTTAGAAGAATcataaatgaactgaatgcacttggaaaagtgtattcaaacaaagaattTGCGCTGAAAATGGttcgaggtcttcccaaggattGGGATGTTAAGACCATGACCATGACCATGACCATGAGAGAATCAAAAGTCCTGAATAAGGTCGAACTTCATGATTTATTTGGTGATCTAAAAGCCTACGAGTTTGAGATGCAaacaagagaaggagaaccttctacaccagcaGCTACAACCACTCTTATTGCCTacaaactggaaccaactggttcagttgagaaaATTGCTGATCAGCTGAGtaatgacgcaatgtcattttttgtaaagaaatttggaaaattcATGAGGAGAAATCAGGGTTCTTACCAACGAAACTATCAGAAGAGCAATTCCAAGAAAGAACCTAATTCGTGCTTCAAATGTGGGAAGCAAAGCCATTTTATTGCTGACTTtccaaaaccaaagaaggacagcAGGCATTCAACTGATAAAAGCAGGAAATCAGTTGAATACAAGAGAAGAGACATGAATGATAAGAAATCATTCAAGAAGAAGCATGAAGTTCTGCTTGCTGAAGAGAGAAAAtttaaatgggcagaaactaaCAGTGGAAAGTCAGATTTCGAAAGCTCAGTCAGCTcaagtgatgatgaagaagaagttaaATGCTTGATGGAAAATGAGGTAGAACTGGAGTCAACAAGcgaacaggtatttgacttcagctctacTGACTTTACACAAGAAGAACTCATAGACACTTTGCGTGACATGGtgaatgagtatcacaagcttgctcACTCCTTCGAAAAAGATAAAGctgagcaaactgatcccatagaaAACAAAACTGAAATTGACGAGTCAGTTGAAATGTTGAGTCTAAGAAGGGAGATTGCTAAACAAAAAGCTGAAATGAGTGAAAGTCAATCTTTGATTCTTCAGTTGAAAAACGAAATTTCAAAACTAACTGActtgattcaagcttggaataaATCATCAGTCACGCTGACTGAAATGCAGAGTttacaaaaatcagttactgatagaACTGGTTTAGGCTTCGATTGCATTGAAAAAATCTCTATAATTGATACAATGCCCAAATTCAATGAACACAAAGGTAAATTTATTAACTTTGTGAAATCAACAATGGTACAAGAATTATTTGAACCAAGTTAA